In the genome of Mycoplasmopsis cynos, the window ATTTCATCATAGGTATTTATTAAAATAACATTCATTTCAGGATTTAAATAACTAGATATTTTTAAATAGTCCTTCTCATTTTCTTTTGGAATGAATACTTTCTTAATACCTGAATTTGAACATTTGATTAATTTTAGGTCAATTGCACCAACGGCTTTAATACATCCTTCAAGTGAAATTGCACCAGTAAATGCTGTGTCATCAGGAATTTTATATTTAAATTTTGAGATAATCGCTGTTGTTAAACTTATTCCTGCTGAT includes:
- a CDS encoding S16 family serine protease, with the protein product MSLTTAIISKFKYKIPDDTAFTGAISLEGCIKAVGAIDLKLIKCSNSGIKKVFIPKENEKDYLKISSYLNPEMNVILINTYDEIF